A window of Leishmania donovani BPK282A1 complete genome, chromosome 35 genomic DNA:
aggagagaaagagggggggggtcacAGCAAGAAGAGTCCGACTCTCAATCAAGAAGAAATAGGTGGATGTGATACCAGATGGAGGGCCCCCAGCCCAGTCCGCCACACACGTGTCGCATCGACTCCATTGAAGTCGCGTaacgcggcacacgcgctgcaAATTCAGCCGCCCATTTCAGTCGATTTCGCCGAAGCGTCACCAGGAGTGCACGCGTCACACACAAAAAGGCGTTCCGcagctcttctccctctttccaTGCACATTGCCCCAGGGCGCACGTCGCCCGTCGTCAGTTTGTGCCCACACTTGCAGAATTGAGCACTTCACCCCAAGCGTAGCGCAGTGCTTCAAGCAGTCCCTGACTACGCGTGTATGGCGCTCGTCGCTCGTTTTCTTCCCCCACACAAGCAttctccaccgccacctctggCGTGCGATAGCAGCGAGCACGTGCGTAACAGAAGCAGCACAGACGAGGCGAGAAAGGCAGGTAGTGGACGTCACACAGCGCCCCTCACGCGTCGTTTTGCCTTCCCTCTTAGCCCCGTGTACACCGCTTGCCTGTGCTATCTTCCTCTCGCTCAGCGCTCCTGCAAGTATGGTTGCACGTCCTCGAAGCgcacgctgccgtcgtgATCGCGGTCCAGAATCCAGAAGATGTGCTGCACAAGAGGTGCCTGCCGCGAACCGGGCGTATTCCGCGGAGATGCAGTCGAAAAGTCACTTGTACACATCGGGGAATGGACCGCAAGCACCTCTTGCACATCCGCGAATGGGCCCTGGAAGTGAATGCCAAGAAGGTCGTCAGCAGCAATGAAGCCTTTGGGGCCCGCGACACTTTGAaactgccgccaccactgcagctgcgccacttTCCTACCGTCCACACACGATGCAGTGGCGGTAACACTAGCAGCCGCATCCCCTTGCGGCTGCTCCGTGACAAAcccgtctccctcctcttcggcGCACAGCGTGACGAAGCGCAGATAGGCGGAGCGCGTCATAAACCCATTGACGCCTGAGCGAGACGACCGCCCGCTGTCAGAGTGAGCGAAAGAAGAGCTCGATTTCAAATGTGCAACTGTGTTTCCATGCGCGTCACGagctggctgctgcggcggtgcagaagaGGCGCGGTGCGCAGGTGACGCTGACGGCGATAGCGTTTTAAAGCAGTCTGCAATCAGCGACGGAGTGGGGTAGCGGCCAAACAAGACGTAGAAGGCGCATTCTAGCCCCACTCGGCTCAGGCCGACGTCTGCAGTGGTAGCGACATCctgcgatggcgcggcgccatTCACGCCAGAAGCAGCTGGCAAAGGCTCAGCGAAGAGGTCGAACACCTCACTAGCACAGCTCGTCAGCTCTCCCCACGAGCGAAACATCGCCACTGCGTGCGCTTTGTTGCTcaggcgctggtgctgtcgTCCAAGGAAGCGCCGCAGTCCTCGCGATCCTCTCGCGCGCCGGCACACTCACgggggcacacgcacgcgcatgcgtaGTGGAAGGAAacacagaaaacaaaaagaaacaaaaaagagggacCGGCCGATCCTGTTCTCGATGTGTATTAGCCGTGAAAAGCGCGTTGAGGTGTGCTGCGTCGTCCTCGCTTGGAGTTGCAGGGCCACGTCTTCGTACGACAGCAaacccatacacacaccaaTGAGGAGACAAAGGCGAGAGAAAGCGCGAGAGGCGGTGAGGGGAAGGTGGGAGAGAGCATCCAGTGAGAAGACACCTAGCATCCTTACCACCACTAAGAGAGAGCGGACACTACTTTCGGTGTAgtcttctctccccttctcccgcCACAAATCTGCGGGGCAAATTCTTTCCGGAAGAGCAAATGGCAACACACATACCGCCGCGCACGGTAACTTGCAGGAAAGCTGTCCCAGCTCTCTTCCGCCACCGTGCCTCTCTTCCGCACGAGAGAAGAAAGTCGTTCAGAGAGGCAAACGCCTTAAGTACGAGATGAGCCACTGGCCTGTGCaaacaataaaaaaaaaacttaACAtgtgggggggagggtgagagGGGGTCGCGTGATGATGCTCGAGGCGCAACTCCACGCACAAGAGAAGAATAAGGCATGGTACGAAGAGAAAGTACGAGAGACAAACACCAGATGGACAGAACAGGTGCAAAAGACTTGCGCTACGTCCAAGAGAGAAGTTGCCGTCTCGCTCAAGCGTTTCCTTCCACTGTAGGCTCTGTTTTCTGTCGTTCTCACGCTAAAGCTCAAGAAAGCCGAAGGATGGAACCTCGgctgcgccgtgcagctgcgccggcacacAGGAAGGGTTCACCATTTCATGTTGCCCGTACGGTGCCCACTCAGGCATCTTCAAGTGCTCCTCGGCAAACACCACATCGCCGTCGATTGTCTTGAtgagctcctccagcgttgTGAAGGCGGACTGCGAGCGGATCCGCTCGAGCGTGATGATCCGTACGACACGCTCGTAGAAGTCACCGTCAAACTTGTGCAGGAAGTGCACCTCCGCACTGACGTCTACGTTCTTGAACTGTGGGTTGTTGCCGATAGACATCACAAACGGAAAAGGTCCAagcggcgcaggagacgcATCCTCAGCGCGCGCCTCCCAGGTGTTGggctccgccgcctccacacaGCCCCATCCCCAGAGCACAAGGTTATCGTAAGGCTTCAGGAAGTCGATGGCCGCCTCGCTGAGCTCCAAGTTCGCTGTGGGGTACCCGAGCTGcgtgccgccacggccgaaGCCGTGAATTACCCTACCGCGCAGAAACCACGGCCTCATTAATGATGACGGAGGAAAACCGCCGCAGTCGAGCAATCAACCAAAAAGAGTTGAGAGAATAGAGCCGCagcggggaggggcgacCTGCCTCCAACGAGAGGATGGGTGTTTTTACCAGCGTTCGTGTGAAGAAGCGCCTCCGCGGAAATGGTGAAAGGGAGATAAAAGTGTAGTGAGAGTTTGTGCgggggatggaggggggggggtNNNNNNNNNNNNNNNNNNNNNNNNNNNNNNNNNNNNNNNNNNNNNNNNNNNNNNNNNNNNNNNNNNNNNNNNNNNNNNNNNNNNNNNNNNNNNNNNNNNcgtgccgccacggccgaaGCCGTGAATTACCCTACCGCGCAGAAACCACGGCCTCATTAATGATGACGGAGGAAAACCGCCGCAGTCGAGCAATCAACCAAAAAGAGTTGAGAGAATA
This region includes:
- a CDS encoding riboflavin kinase/fmn adenylyltransferase-like protein → MRPWFLRGRVIHGFGRGGTQLGYPTANLELSEAAIDFLKPYDNLVLWGWGCVEAAEPNTWEARAEDASPAPLGPFPFVMSIGNNPQFKNVDVSAEVHFLHKFDGDFYERVVRIITLERIRSQSAFTTLEELIKTIDGDVVFAEEHLKMPEWAPYGQHEMVNPSCVPAQLHGAAEVPSFGFLEL